The following DNA comes from Enterocloster bolteae.
AACTGGCGGAAACGGCCCTTCTGGGGACGGTCCGCACGCCACACGCTGCCCATCTGGAGGGCCTTGAAGGGGCTTGGCAGATTGGCTGCGTTATTGGCGTAGTAGCGGGAAAGGGGGAGGGTGAGGTCATAGCGCAGGCCGCTGTCCACCAGGTCATTCTCTTCCTTTGACCCTTCCAGGTTCAGCTTGTCCCCTCTTTTCAGTATCTTGAAAATCAGTTTCTCATTATCTCCGCCCTGTTTGCTGGTCAGGTTTCCGATATGCTCTACGCAGGGTGTCTCTATCTGGGTAAATCCAAAGCTTTTATAGGTCTCTTTGATTTGATTCATCACGTACTCACGAATCTGCATCTCAGCAGGCGTGATATCCCTCATGCCGGTGACCGGCTTCTTTGCTAATGCCATACGCGTTCTCCAATCCTGTTTTTTGTTCAATATCTTTATTTTAAGCAACTTTTATGATTTTGCAAGCATTTTCATAGATTTTTCCCTATTTGGACCCTATTTTATGGCCTCTGCCGCAATCCGCATGCGCTCATAAGGCACTCCCATGGGAATGGTGCAGTCCGTGCCCAGGATAAAGCCTGTCTCACCGGCTTCTGCCATGACGCGCCTTACCTCCTGGCGAATCTCATCCGGGGTCCCTTCTATCAGTGGTCCTTTGTGGTTGGAGAGGCCGCCCATAATGGCGCAGTCCGCAAACCGTTTCCTGCCCTCCGCCAGGCTCATTCCCGTCTCATAGATGCCCCAATTGGCAATGCTGTAAAGTCCTTTATAACTGTCGTACCGGTCAAAATTCACATCTGTCTTGCACATGTGCAGGATGTTATGTCCTCCCGCTTCCAGGCAGGCCTTCATAATCTGCTTATCAAACGGCATGATATACTCCTCAAACTCCTGGTCCGTAAACAGGAACCGCTCGCCTCCCAGACCCGCGTAGAGGATGCCGTCCAGACCCAGTTCCACAAATTTCCCCGCCAGCTGGCACAGTCCGTCCGCAATCCGCTTCATGGCGTCAAGCACCGGGCCCTTGTTCTGCCTTAAATGGCTGCAGAGCAGCTGCCGCACCGGCATATAGCCGTAATCCGGTTCAATGGGGTGGATGGTGG
Coding sequences within:
- a CDS encoding uroporphyrinogen decarboxylase family protein, with amino-acid sequence MKKRERVFAAMKHEPVDRIPCYFTTHFAREAAFGQAAVEEHLKFFREVNPDIQKIMNEHLVPNMGSIKTAEDWKCIRTITLKDKFMEDEIELVKRVLDRCDRDAFNIGTLHGIVASTIHPIEPDYGYMPVRQLLCSHLRQNKGPVLDAMKRIADGLCQLAGKFVELGLDGILYAGLGGERFLFTDQEFEEYIMPFDKQIMKACLEAGGHNILHMCKTDVNFDRYDSYKGLYSIANWGIYETGMSLAEGRKRFADCAIMGGLSNHKGPLIEGTPDEIRQEVRRVMAEAGETGFILGTDCTIPMGVPYERMRIAAEAIK